In the Rhea pennata isolate bPtePen1 chromosome 4, bPtePen1.pri, whole genome shotgun sequence genome, CTTGCTTGTGTGCACTCCTTGGGCTCGGCTTGGTGCCAGGCACCTGATTTATCAGTCACAAAATGGCAGCCACACCATGCCAGTTCTATAGTCCAGACTTCACTACAGATATCATCCAAAACCAACTGTGAGACAGTCTTACAATTTAGGAGGCCCTCACTGAGTTTTCCTCTTCCCGCTGTGCACCTGAGGCCCAATCCAAAACCTGTGAAATATAGTGGAGTCTTTTCTTTGGCTCCACTAAGATTTGGATCTGGCCCTTAGTAGCTGGCTTCTCTTCAGCATGTCCAGCCCAGCAGGCTTTTTCACACATCCATTAATTACACCAGAGAAACTCTCACCTGCTACTGTCATTAACAGTTTCTAAATCTTGCTGGAAAGCCAGTCTGACAGGAGCACAAAGCTGAGGTAGGAACCCTGGCTAGCTGTGAACCAAGGTAGGGGAAGGTCAGAGCATCCTTTGTGGAAGAGatgatttcaaaagaaagtgaAGGCGATAGTAAAATATAGGCAGCAAATAAAAGATTTCCATGGCTGATATGCAAACTGTAAAGTAGCTGACTGGCAAAGTTAATATTGCATGTGTATGGATCACTTGCCATCAAAATGTGAAGGTCACTTTAAAGGCATATACTGCAGGATTTGGGTCTTTGATATAGAAAACAGATTTGCCTTGCAAGTCCTTGCCCTAATTTGCTCATTtagtcctttatttttttacttctctaATTTCCTGCCTTAtttctcaatattttaattttgctatgCTTTTCTGTCTCACCTTGTATAAGGCTTGTATagttcttcccttcctttggTCCTCTcatttcttcacttctttccatagCTATGCCAGATGCTCATGTTCAATATCTCTCACTTATTTGTTCTCTGTCTTCCTCTTCTTActaaatatttctcttattcCTGAACTGCTGCCTCTCTTCTTCCTACGGCATCCTACAACCCTGATCtagctctgtatttttattctctccaTCCCTTGCTTATTAGACTTACCctgttaactttttttctcatgtctCTAAGCTATCCTCACTTTCTGGCTTCTCCGCAAGTTCCCATCTGAATAACGCCCTCTGTCCTCcactttctctcccttccctctctatcttttcccttctctagCTGATTTCCAGCAGGCCCCCTGCAGCTCATGGTTCCTCCCTCAGTAAAGCCACTCACTTGCCCAACACCACTGTCATTTTACGCCTTTCTGGACTTTTCTTCCCGTAACACCCCTTCCCGAATGGCGCTCTCACCAGCTCGTCCCTTCTGCCATCTTCAGCTGTTGCAACCATCTCAGACCAGTGCTCAGCTTCATCTGCCCATGAACTCAAGCCTTTGGCTGACCACCACCTCTACCTTCCTGGTTGACCCAATCTCCTGTGCTGGCACTGCTCCCATACCATTCACGGCCTTGTTCTCTTGGGGGCTCCATCCTGATATCCTACCACTATCTGAAATGCAGGCTGAGCAAAAGGAAACACACACGGCTGCCTATCAAAGGGATAACTGCTGGCCACCTTCCTGAAAGCTCAGAAGAAGCAAACATGcaagcagggagcagcagcagtaggCAGAAGGACTGCACCAGAATCCAATAAATTGGATTTATTGGAGGAGGGATTTTTCCCCTGAAAGAGGAAATTGCAGCTGTACTGTGCATCCTAGGAGACAGCTACCTCCAGGGCTTGGCTCAGAGGATCCCAACCAACAGGTAAGCAGGAAGAGCAATGATAGAACAAGACATCAAATGCCCCATGGGCTCCAGACCATTCTCactctgctctgttttcacaGGGAGGAAACTGTTCTGACTTTGGTGATCTCCACTATGATTTACACCATGATAAATTAGAACAAAGTGAGAAACTGTTTCTGGGATTGTACCTTTCATGACAGCTGAAGGGGACATTAGACTTTTCTGTCCCTGGACAGCAACTTACTTAGGTCTCAAGTAAGAACAACTTAAGTCCTGTAAGGGAAAAGTAAATGATCTGAAAACAGGACCTTGAGCTCCCTAAATAATATCAAGCTGTTTTTGAACTGCTGCATTCCTATGCAGAAGTACCCATTTAAGCTTTCTGCACTGCATGATTCGTGTGAACACATTAAGGAACATGTTTTCTTCTTAGGCATTTCAGTGCTTAGAGAAATAGGAAATTACCTTACATGCAGTAtatgtttttgtctttattaCAGAGCAGGCCCACACTGATACCACAAAGAGGTGACTACTATAAAGCGCtttatgcagaaagaaatgcttaaaaCTATTGGGCAAAATCAGGCTTTAAAGCTGAGGAGAATATAGGTCTATCATGTTCACAGAGAGATGTAGAACTTCCCTCAGAAAGCATGTAATTCCCCTGGCCTTGGCCAGACAGGCTGAAGCCCTGCGCCTCTAATAAATGTAATGGTTAGTACCTATTGGGATCACTGCATCTCTGGAAAGCATATCTCAGCCTCCTGGAATAAATGCAAATTTCCAGCCCAGTAAAATCCAGCAGCATGTAGTTATGGTCATGTCTACATatggaaaagttattttagcTTGTTTCTACAGTGGGACTCATAGAAACCCAGGCAGCAGactcaaagggaaaaaagaaagatataaaaaatgattttcagataaaattttaaaattaaaattcttaacAGTCTCAAAGTGGTTTTAGTCACTTGTGACACCTACATAGGCTGCTTGGTGCTGTGATGTAATAGAGGGGTTTTATCCTCATCTTCTGTTAGTCCTTTCACCAACTCCCAGCAATTTCTGTCTCTAGAGAAGACACCCTCCCCATCCCCAGTGCTTACCTGCCCGCTGTCTTTACATGTCACACACAAGTGTGTTTTGGTAGTGCTGGAAATACTTTGTGTTCTGAAATATTGAAACAGGAAAGACAAGGTTAATGTATTATGtctatcacttaaaaaaaaaaaaaaaaaaaaaaaaaaaaaaaaaaaagtaagaatctCCAGGGTCTACAGTATACACAATTTATTATGAGTGCCACTTGCTAGAATAGCCTCATGATACACACAGTCAACACACACTGCACAGAGCcctatttttaatgtcttctcATTTATTCCCATACCCGTCATGTACACCCCAGTGTAAAACACAGCATGAAAGCCCATACAGCCCTAACTCTCTCAGACTTCTGCATCTGAGTAGAcatcctctttctttcttttcttttccctgcagatgGAGGAAAAGCTCTGCTAAGTACATCATTTACTTGAATACTTGCAAATGCTTTTAGAAGAATATAACAACAGTCAGTTCTGAattttttatcacattttttctgTCACCTAGCTGGGCATCTCTACTGAGATGATCAGAAGAATGTCTGCTCTTCAATTGTTTTGAAATAGTGTCTCACTGTCACTTTCTGTCATACGCAATCTCTGAAGgatcatttttcaaaagttaaGCAAGCAAACACCTCCTCACCTTccctcacagccacaaacaccTTCCTACAAGGACACTTATTCAGCCAAACTGAAAGTAGTATTAACTCCTTTCCTCAGCACTGTTAGAGAAATAGCTGTTCCCACTGTTTAGTCTATCACATTTGGTGCTCACTCAGTACCCGTCATAGGTGGTGTAGCTGGTGGAATAGTCTTGGAAGAGGAAACTTGGCAAAGCACTTGTGAGGCGCAGTTCTTGGAAAGCAAGTGATGGCTCCAGCCGTTGACCACTGAAATTGCTGTTCCCTCCACTTCTGCTGGATGCAGCCAAGGCCGTGGCACTCAGCAAAGTCCGAGACAACAGCTTTGGGTCAGCAACAGGCTGTGTATCTGTCTGGACACCAAAACCCGGCTCCAGTACTTCTGTTACAGCCATGCCAGTCAGCCCTCCAGGCAGACTGTTTGTGTACTGAGGGAAGTTGGTAATCGCAGTGGGAGAGGTGGTGTCTTGTCAAACACAGAGACAACACACAAAATAGAAGAGGAACAGAAGTTGTCTATTCATTTTCCTCGTTTTGTTTATTTCAAACTGCACTTGGTGCTACAATTGACTAGTAAGGATCataatagtaatttttatttttgtatcactGATCTCTCAGTAGAACTGAGATGGAAAGGAAAGCAACAAAGCCCACTGCCCAAATTCTATTcatgtaaaataattaaaactaaatCTTGGTGCTACACCAAGAATGTTGAGAAGCAGATCAGACTTTAATGTAAGTCTAATTTTGTGGAACATTTTACTGAGCAGAGgctgtataaatacatataaatacatacctGAAGGATAACCGCCTCATTTGGAGACAAATTTACTTGTGTGTTTAGACAGTATTGCAAATTGCACTTGCTTGTCTTCAGGAATTGAGATTTTAGGTAAAACTTGATATATTTCAGGGTTTGCACTGAAATCTTAAGATCTAGCAACTCTTTATCCTTTTGGTACCCTCCTTGGGCTGCCTGTGTTACCTTCAAAGCTGACACATGCCCTCACTTCAGAGTTCTTCACAGCCATCTTGGGTCTCACCAACAGCTATAAGAGTTAAATGGGCCTCTCTAGCTTGTTTGCTACTTGTTTTCAACAGTCACGTGGAATAAGCTGTCAAAAGGCTTTGTAGAAGCCGTCAATAACCAAACACGTACCTCTGCTTGCCATACCTGCTACCTGTGGGCCAGTGAGTTCTTGCAAGGGTGCAGGAGTTAGAGGCTTGGACTTATGGCTATCagcagatgttttgttttgcacttGTTGAGCCACAACAGCAGATTCAATCTTTGCCCAGTAAACAAAGTATGACTGGACCACAGAtatgctgttaaaaatataattatgcAAGGATTTACTTACTCTATACCATTAATAAAACATCAGAACATTTAGCTaatcaaaagaaatgctttaatcTAAAGGCAGAAgcagtgcaaaaatattttaaagggttAGCCCATCACACATtttatattacaaataaaaGATAGCAGGTCCCATAAGAAAGATAATGAGTGAAGGATCACTCATAATTAAGATCAGTCAAAAAATGTGTGGGAAcgaaatgaaaagaaagctattaTATCTGCTACATTGACAGAAGTACATTTGGAAAACTTTGAATAGCTCTGCTTATAATCTTCCGTAGGCAAGGAGACAACAGTGGTATTTACTAATTAAAAGAAGTCAATGTAACTTGTACAAACAGCAGCataggtagaaaaaaataagggcACTCTCCCTTAGCCCTTCAGTATGTGAGCCTGCCTAACATGCTGCTTTTTGTCAGATGTGAAAACTGCCTTTTACCAATCTTTTAACCATTCATCTTGACAGCCTTATTTAAGCTGGATGTTTGTTGAAGAATTTCAGCTTAGATGGCTCAGCTACTTCTGAGAATGAGATAAGAGAAAACAaccctgttttttctttgttaaactACACTTATGagctttttaaatcttaaaaggaattttttcagatgctctgaaacaagttttaaaagaaggaTTTACAATGTGGCTGGGGAACACCCTTGTTAGGATGTGTCTTTTGCTATTTGCATTAAATCTGCTGAAAGTTTACCAATTTATAAGTAGTTTAGTGGATGGGGGTGGGAACCTCAGCTTTTCACAGTCTCAGTAGGAACTCGGTGGAGATGGGCCGCTGCCATTCTCTGGCATCATGTAGCGTGTGCTCCAGCATAGAGCTGAGTGCAGCATTCCCCAGTGTGGCTCTTTGCACTGCCAGGGGCCACCATGCTGTGACCATGGAGGTTGGAGCGGGACACTGCTGCTTCTTGTGCCACTCTGGGAGGGGGAGGGCAGCTGAAATCCCCCAAATGCACAAGACCCAGCAACCTGATAGGAAGCAGAGGGAAGAATGGagaacaactggaaaaaaaatgcagagggagaaggaaaatgtgggAGCAGTAGCAACATCAGATATACAGGGAGTGTCTGGAGACAtaggagagagaagggaggaagataTATCTGAAGGTTTCcatggagaagagagaggccCATGTTCAGAGCCACAGCCTGGCATGGCATGGAGAAAGGAGAACCATTACCAGAAGCCAACTTTAGAGGGTCAAAAGACAGGGAGGGAAGGATCAGAGTGGATGGCTAGGAAAAAGTATTGGTGAGATTaggttattttttgtttgttttagctttatacattttaatagtGTTCCCCAGTATAAAACAATGGGCAAAATGGATGTTCTGAGCAAAAACGTATCTGTTTCAATGAATTTATGTTGAATCACAGTGAGATGCACAAACCATGGGACTCACCAGAAAGCTGATGTTTTGGGGAGCAGCCAAGGATCTAGCCAAGCAGCTTGTGAGTGGTTTGTGTGAAGACAATACATAACAATTTCAtctcttccaaaatgaaaaagcacTGTGCTTCCTCTCCAACAGCTAGTtagaaaaatttaatttcattccAAGACAGAACCAAAATATTTGGACAGTTTTGGACTTTGATGCAGAACAATGAGGTCAATTTTTGACTcactgcttgctttctcttattacttgatttaaaacagtaactttGTCTGTGAATAATTctgtttatatttcagtttaaaaaaaaagtgaaatttgaaATCACAGAAGTAATACACAACATTATCCTGTAGAGAGGGTGGTCTTGTGGGCTGTGTTACTTAGAAAGGCAAGTGATCACAGTTCTCTCTTTAACCTTAGTATTTCTATTTCCTAAGTGCTTAGGCTGTCATCTGCTGCTGTATTTATTCTGAGAAAATACTGACCAAGTAAACAGAAAGGAGCACTACCTAGCAGATATAAAGGGCAATTTATATACCAGCTGGGACACCATTGTAGCATTTGATAAGTATTTAACTATATGGGACTCAAAATATATCCAACCACTGTGTTGGACAGGTACAATGGAAAAATAGAGCCAACTTTTTAactaagaaaacacaaattctgGTTGGGAACCAACATGTTCTTACAAAAACTTGATGTCTCCAATGGGTTGGTCTGGTGCTTTCCACACAAAGGACAAGTTTCTTTTCAGGGATTTGTCCGAGTGGGTGACAGTATCACCATCTTCAAAACAAGTCAGCAGTTTGGAACCaggaggaataaaaacaaatgtgccAGCAATTTCATCGTTAGACACCTTGCGAGCTTGAAGCAGAAAGCCCATAAAATCTCGGCTGCTCCGCACTGTCACTGCAAGACAAAATATGGCACATGAAGGGATTTGTGTCATAGATGAATTGTTTGCAGTGAAGTTTTCGTTGGCACcactgaaatcagaagaaaatcctgtacaaaaaaaaaaaaaaaaaatctaatattgtCCTTACAGTCTGTCTTGGATATGCTAGACACAAAAGGCTAGACTTCACTCTTGACTTTGTAGTATGAAATTACACAGATAATTTacttgagtctttttttttccctcccttgaTTATAAGCTGCTAAGCATATTGTGTAGGACAGCATGCatccatttttaaagaagaaggTTTGAGTACCATGCTTCATGTATGCAAAAGATTATATGGTGTCCTTGGAGAAGAAGTAGTTTAAATAAGCAGGCAAGTGGCCAGACTGAAGAAAGGTAGATCTCAGCTCTGTCTGCTTCTTCCTCAGGTGCAGCGATGCTGGGGAGGAGTCATCCTGCCCAACCTACCAAATAGTCAAGGTCATCACTTAAGACACCTTCACACACAGTGAAGAGGGCCGGTCACTGACGGGGCAACTCATCCTGTCCTTGGACAGGCATGGGAGTCAGGCAAGGTCGCTTACCTTCCGGAGGTGCCTCTCATGCGCCATTGCGTGTGGTGAGTTCCTGTATGATTGAGACATGGTTGAGATGAATGAATCCCACCCAAAGCATCTCAACCTACCAGCAGCAAACATTTGGCCTGCAACATGGTGAAAATCTGGAGTCAGACATCACCTAAGAAAACTTAGGCAAAGTGCCTGCAAGCAAAATGTGATCCTTTCAGCCATGACAACTGCTGACAAAAATGCCCAGACTTTATACACCTAACAGGTGACGAGTCTTTCTAATTACATTCATTTCCACATGATGAGAGATATGGTATAGCTCACACAGAGCAGTGCCATTGGGAAGTTACCCTCTTCCCATCCCTCACAGAGATTAACATCACCACCAGAGGTTAGTTATTACTTGTCTCTTAGGTGCATTCATCatttttttagaaacatttcATCTTAAATAATTGCTTCTCTGAGCATAGACCATACAACTTCTTTGCTCAGTGCACAGGATTTAAAGTCAAGGCTGAATATGATTTGAGTATGTGTCAACAAAACTACCACAGGGTAGAACTAATAACTGCTTAAGGGCTTTTTCCATGATTGTGCTAGTATATACAATAAGTTGTTGTTCCTTACCTGGTACCTTGTCACCTGGGAAGAACAAGGACATATTGGTATGGATAGTAACATAGTTGTTCCTGGGACTGTGCAGCTGAGCTCTCATGTGCTTGGGCATCATGTCAGTGCAGGCAGAAAGACTCGCACCACgagagaaggcagcagtgtATGAAACCAAGCACAGGGTTGTGCATGCCCATCCAATGATAACTGCGTGGACTTTCCTTCCGTTCTCCATCTTATATCAGTAAAACAACAGGCAAGTTAACTTCAAAGCAGTGACTTCTGGCAGCTGCAGTGCACAAGTGTGTCTGTTACCTTTGAATTAACTGAGCTCTAGAACAGCCTTTCCCACAGTCTTTGAATGAAGGAGAATAAATGATCTCTGTGGTATGTGGAGCCTCTCTGGCAATCCACAAATTTCACGTTTTGAAGTAAATTGTTGAGGCTGGGAAGGAGAGACCCCACAAGAGAATGCACTTCTTGTGAAGTCATCCATTGAGTGAATAGCTGAGGCACACTGGCTCTAAAAATTCCTGTGTTTAGCTGGAGGACAAGGCTCTGTACTGACGTGCTCACAAGTCAGCTCGGCACTCTCTACCATTCCCAGCCCACATACATACACAACTTGCTccatggggaagagaaaggggagGTACCTATGCCTTAGATCTGTAGAGCCACTCCGTGGAAACTGAGCTGTGCCCAGTTCCTCACA is a window encoding:
- the REELD1 gene encoding reelin domain-containing protein 1; protein product: MENGRKVHAVIIGWACTTLCLVSYTAAFSRGASLSACTDMMPKHMRAQLHSPRNNYVTIHTNMSLFFPGDKVPVTVRSSRDFMGFLLQARKVSNDEIAGTFVFIPPGSKLLTCFEDGDTVTHSDKSLKRNLSFVWKAPDQPIGDIKFFISVVQSYFVYWAKIESAVVAQQVQNKTSADSHKSKPLTPAPLQELTGPQVAGMASRDTTSPTAITNFPQYTNSLPGGLTGMAVTEVLEPGFGVQTDTQPVADPKLLSRTLLSATALAASSRSGGNSNFSGQRLEPSLAFQELRLTSALPSFLFQDYSTSYTTYDGTQSISSTTKTHLCVTCKDSGQVSTENWAVLKTSPYATASRSARHVYTHLLETTVTTAQFGNSDTASNLSSASRQMAERKPTLQSEEAGSRGEEEEEEEVREEVAGNTLASVTRPFPETAIPGKGQDSGRETRLIAAQLGILLVCTTVLGLALAAGLRCIYAQYCHKRTEVSFSEPDNNVITVRENGEMMHFRKIRENSFVLVQAEYNWISPSGSGKKTII